From the Leptospira licerasiae serovar Varillal str. VAR 010 genome, one window contains:
- a CDS encoding SRPBCC family protein: MDSKQITIQSTIAADTKKVWDYYTNPQHIIKWNFATDDWQCPWAKNDMRPGGKYSARMEAKDGSFGFEFEAIYDTVVDLKNFSYTMGDGRKATVNFENKDNKTLVTVSFDPESENPIEMQRGGWQAILDNFKKYTEAN, from the coding sequence ATGGACTCCAAACAAATCACTATTCAATCAACTATTGCGGCGGATACAAAGAAAGTCTGGGACTACTACACCAATCCACAGCATATTATCAAATGGAATTTCGCAACCGACGATTGGCAATGTCCTTGGGCAAAGAACGATATGAGGCCTGGCGGTAAGTACAGCGCGAGAATGGAAGCTAAGGATGGAAGTTTCGGCTTCGAGTTTGAAGCGATTTACGACACAGTAGTCGATCTGAAAAACTTTAGTTATACGATGGGAGATGGCAGAAAGGCTACAGTAAATTTTGAGAATAAAGACAACAAAACACTTGTAACGGTAAGTTTTGATCCCGAATCGGAAAACCCGATTGAAATGCAAAGAGGTGGTTGGCAGGCGATACTTGATAACTTCAAAAAATATACAGAGGCCAATTAA
- a CDS encoding PIN domain-containing protein — protein sequence MILVDTSVWIEFFRGNDPHFGELKELIESSEVIVHEVVFGELLQGCKNKTEVSFILEYWENLNTLTSDGSFLLAGKLSFENKHIDKGIGLIDSVLINEVRSKKLQLWTLDKKILKVLDKKEIYSSRGKHVG from the coding sequence ATGATTCTTGTAGATACATCTGTTTGGATAGAGTTTTTCAGAGGAAATGATCCTCATTTCGGTGAGCTAAAAGAATTAATTGAATCATCGGAAGTAATAGTTCATGAAGTTGTCTTTGGAGAATTACTCCAAGGATGTAAGAATAAGACCGAAGTATCTTTTATCCTAGAATACTGGGAGAATTTAAATACTCTAACTTCAGATGGAAGTTTCTTATTAGCAGGTAAACTTTCTTTTGAGAATAAGCATATTGATAAAGGAATTGGATTGATTGATTCAGTTCTTATTAATGAAGTTAGAAGTAAGAAGCTTCAACTTTGGACATTAGATAAAAAGATCCTTAAAGTTTTAGATAAAAAAGAAATCTATTCAAGTAGGGGCAAGCACGTCGGCTAA
- a CDS encoding DUF2191 domain-containing protein gives MKVTAILPDDLIAEVQKYSGGKNITDSLQKALSEWLKQAKIRNLNAKLHKSPLSFQEGFSGENIRNLNRNR, from the coding sequence ATGAAAGTGACCGCGATACTACCAGATGATCTCATTGCAGAGGTTCAAAAGTATTCTGGAGGTAAAAACATAACTGATTCTCTCCAGAAAGCTCTCTCAGAGTGGCTAAAACAGGCCAAAATAAGGAATTTAAACGCGAAGCTACATAAATCCCCACTTTCGTTCCAGGAAGGCTTCTCTGGGGAAAATATCCGCAACTTGAATCGGAACAGATGA
- a CDS encoding ArsR/SmtB family transcription factor: protein MLAKLRKRPLTISELAEPFSMSFAGVAKHIDVLTSAGLVRKVRDQEDGRSFRLELQNESILEASAWLAYHQEFWTNKLDRLESFIEEQDHDRSGRKNRKKN, encoded by the coding sequence ATGCTCGCAAAATTACGGAAAAGACCTCTCACTATTTCGGAATTGGCGGAACCTTTTTCCATGTCCTTTGCAGGAGTTGCGAAACATATAGATGTGCTTACATCGGCTGGCTTAGTTCGTAAAGTGCGGGATCAGGAAGATGGTCGTAGCTTTCGACTTGAGTTACAAAACGAATCGATTTTGGAAGCGTCCGCTTGGCTTGCATATCATCAGGAATTCTGGACCAACAAACTTGATAGACTCGAATCCTTTATAGAGGAGCAAGACCATGATAGATCAGGTCGTAAAAATAGAAAAAAGAATTAA
- a CDS encoding DUF2442 domain-containing protein has product MISSVSEAKAQRIWFDDDNLWLSLYDGRTLSVPLAYFPRLRRANKDQLERYEISGGGIGLHWDDLDEDISVPGLLLGNGDLTSHKKKL; this is encoded by the coding sequence ATGATTTCTTCGGTATCTGAAGCAAAAGCTCAAAGAATTTGGTTCGATGATGATAATCTTTGGTTATCTTTGTATGATGGTAGAACTTTATCGGTTCCGCTCGCTTATTTTCCTCGATTAAGAAGAGCGAACAAAGATCAACTTGAAAGATATGAAATTAGTGGAGGTGGGATAGGTCTTCATTGGGATGATCTAGATGAAGATATTAGTGTTCCTGGCCTCTTGCTAGGAAATGGCGATCTTACCTCGCATAAGAAAAAATTATAA
- a CDS encoding VOC family protein: MKRVTGIGGIFFSAKDPAKLGSWYKTHLGIDVQSWGGAAFRWVDASGNPTNGTTAWSVGDGSYFSPSNSTFMVNYRVEDLHGLLKILREEGCQVLDKVEESEYGIFGWVMDPEGNKVELWQPPAGQ; this comes from the coding sequence ATGAAACGAGTCACAGGTATTGGCGGGATCTTCTTCAGTGCCAAAGATCCTGCTAAACTAGGTTCTTGGTACAAAACTCATTTGGGTATTGATGTTCAGTCTTGGGGTGGGGCAGCCTTTCGCTGGGTTGATGCTTCCGGTAATCCTACAAACGGTACTACTGCATGGTCGGTCGGAGACGGCTCCTATTTTTCGCCGAGTAATTCTACATTCATGGTTAACTATCGAGTAGAGGATCTTCATGGACTCTTGAAAATTCTTAGAGAAGAAGGCTGTCAGGTATTGGATAAAGTAGAAGAATCGGAGTATGGAATATTTGGTTGGGTTATGGATCCGGAGGGAAACAAAGTCGAACTTTGGCAGCCACCGGCAGGTCAATAG
- a CDS encoding methyltransferase family protein, giving the protein MPSIRELNLPTYNTLTRISYLIFALISYMIYLFSTILFVLRLLDATQFLKPIAPEFHIGLIGSICLDITLVVIFGLPHSFMARPNFKKYCRKIIPLPIERSFYVFIASLTLITLSCLWQPIHFEIWNIKNSLWVYITYSFFLMGLLLAVVSSFLIDHFELFGLSQAWNFLMKNDSRTSEFATPSLYKLVRHPMMLGMLLALWSIPLMSADHLILSVGMTIYIIIGTLYEERDLVRVFGEKYQQYKLTIPMLLPFFKLEQKIKSEKKV; this is encoded by the coding sequence ATGCCAAGTATTCGGGAGCTGAATTTGCCTACATACAATACTCTTACTCGGATCAGTTATTTAATTTTCGCTTTGATTTCTTATATGATCTACCTTTTTTCTACGATACTCTTTGTTCTCCGATTACTCGATGCCACACAATTCCTCAAACCGATCGCACCCGAATTTCATATCGGATTAATAGGGTCAATTTGTTTGGATATTACGTTAGTAGTTATTTTTGGGCTTCCCCATAGTTTCATGGCCAGGCCCAATTTCAAAAAGTATTGTCGCAAAATAATACCATTACCGATCGAGAGGAGCTTTTACGTTTTTATAGCCAGTCTTACGTTGATCACACTTTCATGTCTATGGCAACCGATCCATTTTGAGATCTGGAACATCAAAAATAGTCTTTGGGTTTATATAACATATTCGTTTTTTTTAATGGGGCTTCTCTTAGCCGTCGTCTCTAGCTTCTTAATAGACCACTTTGAACTTTTCGGGCTAAGCCAAGCTTGGAATTTTCTAATGAAAAACGATTCGAGAACTTCAGAATTCGCTACACCTTCACTTTATAAATTAGTACGTCATCCAATGATGCTTGGAATGCTCTTAGCGTTATGGAGCATTCCATTAATGAGCGCAGACCATCTCATTCTATCCGTAGGAATGACCATTTACATCATCATAGGAACGTTATATGAAGAAAGAGATTTAGTACGAGTTTTTGGCGAAAAGTATCAGCAATACAAACTTACAATTCCTATGCTTCTACCTTTCTTTAAGCTGGAGCAAAAAATCAAATCGGAGAAAAAAGTATGA
- a CDS encoding MarR family winged helix-turn-helix transcriptional regulator codes for MKQDRLLVLITVLRDQILDEVKKDYLRFGLTNITPAMGAVLCALKNDRPQSMKEIAKQIFRDQSSVTPLVQKLVDLNLAIQERSSLDARESQVRLTTSGKNTRLKIIRAGRKMNARLYRGMSAVDRKNLISLLAQLKK; via the coding sequence ATGAAGCAGGACAGACTCTTAGTCTTAATTACGGTTTTACGAGATCAAATTTTGGATGAAGTAAAGAAGGATTATTTACGTTTCGGACTGACGAATATTACTCCCGCGATGGGGGCTGTTCTTTGTGCTCTCAAAAACGATCGTCCTCAATCTATGAAAGAGATAGCAAAGCAGATTTTTAGGGATCAATCTAGTGTTACTCCACTAGTGCAAAAGTTGGTCGATTTAAATCTTGCGATCCAGGAGCGCTCATCTCTTGATGCGAGAGAATCCCAAGTCCGATTAACGACTTCCGGAAAAAATACACGTTTAAAGATAATACGGGCAGGTAGAAAAATGAATGCACGTTTGTATCGAGGTATGTCAGCCGTCGATAGAAAAAATCTTATCTCATTATTGGCTCAATTAAAAAAGTAA
- a CDS encoding dihydrofolate reductase family protein produces the protein MRKLIAAINMTIDGFCDHTSGIPDEEIHQHYADLLRSADVALYGRITYQLMEFWRTVLENPTGDKAMDDFAVAIDNTRKIVFSRTLKDVDWKSAKLASQDLEKEVLELKQQSGKDVFVCSPSLIVALTKLNLIDEYQLCVHPVIAGSGLPLFKNISEKITFKLIKTKTFSSGAVILYYEPTNERGTNH, from the coding sequence ATGAGAAAGTTAATTGCAGCAATCAATATGACGATTGATGGGTTTTGTGACCATACCTCAGGTATCCCTGACGAAGAAATACATCAGCATTACGCTGACCTGTTGAGAAGTGCTGATGTAGCTTTATATGGTAGGATAACCTACCAGCTAATGGAATTTTGGCGAACCGTACTGGAAAATCCTACAGGCGATAAAGCAATGGACGACTTTGCAGTCGCAATTGACAACACCCGGAAGATTGTTTTTTCCCGCACACTGAAAGATGTAGATTGGAAAAGTGCGAAATTAGCAAGCCAAGATCTTGAGAAAGAAGTTTTGGAACTCAAGCAACAATCAGGTAAAGACGTTTTTGTGTGCAGTCCGAGCTTGATTGTAGCTTTGACGAAACTCAATTTAATAGACGAATATCAACTTTGTGTTCACCCTGTTATCGCAGGAAGTGGCTTGCCGTTATTTAAAAATATCAGCGAAAAAATAACGTTTAAACTTATAAAGACCAAAACGTTTAGTAGTGGTGCAGTCATTCTCTATTATGAACCGACAAACGAAAGAGGAACGAACCACTAA
- a CDS encoding VOC family protein: MIEQKITPCLWVERDAKAVAEYYLSIFKDGKLKDYRLFTKMPKDGNPDTDDLSGELETAVMELAGVEFSILAAGPLFKFNEAISLVINCKDQTEVDYYWDALTANGGEEGPCGWCKDKYGLSWQVVPTEYFDLIHNSDPAISRKALMNTFKQKKLIISELK, from the coding sequence ATGATAGAACAAAAAATCACCCCTTGTTTGTGGGTAGAAAGAGACGCAAAAGCAGTAGCTGAATATTACCTATCAATCTTTAAGGATGGTAAATTAAAGGACTATCGCTTATTTACAAAAATGCCGAAAGATGGCAACCCTGATACTGATGATCTATCCGGCGAACTTGAAACAGCTGTAATGGAATTAGCAGGTGTTGAATTTAGTATATTAGCAGCAGGGCCATTATTTAAATTTAATGAAGCAATATCTCTTGTCATTAATTGTAAAGACCAAACAGAAGTTGATTACTATTGGGATGCATTAACTGCTAATGGCGGCGAGGAGGGACCGTGTGGCTGGTGTAAAGACAAGTATGGGTTATCTTGGCAAGTGGTTCCGACTGAGTATTTTGACCTCATTCATAATAGCGATCCAGCAATAAGTAGAAAAGCATTAATGAATACCTTCAAACAAAAGAAACTAATAATTTCAGAGTTAAAGTAA
- a CDS encoding MmcQ/YjbR family DNA-binding protein — translation MISLDKVRKLALALPEAKEEPHFEKISFRVSKKIFATVDQENKKIVLKFDQNDQDFFSAASKGSVYPIDNKWGQQGWTCVEMKSTDPALFKDMLVVSYCGVAPKRLVAEVQQNPKSRKKL, via the coding sequence ATGATATCCTTAGACAAAGTAAGAAAACTTGCATTAGCTCTTCCGGAAGCAAAAGAAGAACCTCATTTTGAAAAAATTTCATTCAGAGTGAGTAAAAAGATTTTTGCGACTGTCGATCAGGAAAATAAAAAGATCGTTCTAAAATTCGATCAGAACGACCAGGACTTTTTTTCCGCTGCCTCTAAGGGGTCCGTTTATCCTATAGACAATAAGTGGGGTCAGCAAGGTTGGACTTGTGTCGAAATGAAATCTACCGATCCTGCTTTATTCAAAGATATGTTAGTAGTTTCATATTGCGGAGTTGCTCCGAAACGACTTGTAGCCGAAGTCCAACAAAATCCAAAATCTCGTAAGAAACTATGA
- a CDS encoding alpha/beta hydrolase, protein MINKPNKNKFLILTLLFGLISFFIVAHLLVVITLAPARVTIGNPPPGYEKIEFKSKSGGIIRGWFNNSSGKKGTIILLHGIRANRSAMLERSNFFVEHGYSTLLIDFQAHGESDGDLITVGVKESEDVKGAIHFVKEKRGQSKIGIIGSSLGGASALLADISKTIDIIIIESVFSTIDLAIRNRVAVSMAKPIAFLTPIAYYILKYEINIPESGLNPIDHIHEIKCPIFVISGKEDLYTFEYESLNMYQKAPTPKELWIIDKAAHIDLYSFAKMEYENRVLSFVERHMN, encoded by the coding sequence ATGATAAATAAGCCTAATAAAAATAAATTTCTTATCTTAACATTGTTGTTTGGTCTAATCAGCTTCTTTATAGTCGCCCATCTATTAGTTGTAATCACTCTTGCTCCTGCTCGCGTAACTATAGGTAATCCACCACCTGGATATGAAAAAATCGAATTTAAATCTAAATCTGGAGGGATTATCAGAGGTTGGTTCAATAATTCGTCAGGCAAAAAAGGAACTATAATTCTTTTACACGGTATCAGAGCAAATCGTTCAGCAATGTTAGAAAGATCGAACTTCTTTGTAGAGCATGGATATTCGACACTTTTGATCGATTTTCAAGCTCACGGTGAAAGCGACGGTGATTTGATTACAGTAGGAGTAAAAGAAAGTGAGGATGTAAAAGGCGCTATTCATTTTGTTAAAGAAAAGCGTGGCCAATCGAAAATAGGCATAATCGGCAGCTCGTTAGGCGGCGCTTCCGCACTTTTAGCTGATATTTCGAAGACGATCGATATCATAATTATTGAATCGGTTTTCTCTACAATTGATTTAGCTATTCGGAATCGAGTGGCTGTTAGTATGGCAAAACCTATAGCATTTTTAACGCCTATTGCATATTATATTCTTAAATACGAGATCAATATTCCGGAATCTGGATTAAATCCGATAGATCATATACACGAAATAAAATGTCCCATCTTTGTAATTTCCGGAAAAGAAGACTTATATACATTTGAATATGAATCACTAAATATGTATCAGAAGGCGCCGACTCCTAAAGAACTTTGGATAATAGATAAAGCAGCTCATATCGATTTATACTCATTTGCCAAAATGGAATACGAAAATCGGGTTCTTTCTTTTGTAGAAAGACATATGAATTAG
- a CDS encoding toxin: protein MNGIYHKIGVRAGAADVIKSLTTKAGLSGWWTRQVSGPFTGGTSGVGEPIHFDFGIAGIDMKVQELSSQHVLWECTSGPEDWIGSHIDFKLDPGTAPDGAGLTLIYFRHQDWKTESDFTAHCSMKWAVFLLSLKDLLETGIGKPAPDDMKIDDFN from the coding sequence ATGAATGGAATCTATCATAAGATAGGCGTTCGTGCAGGAGCTGCAGACGTTATCAAGTCACTGACAACTAAGGCGGGACTTTCAGGATGGTGGACTAGACAAGTAAGCGGACCGTTTACCGGTGGAACTTCTGGTGTAGGAGAACCTATCCATTTTGATTTCGGAATAGCAGGGATCGACATGAAAGTCCAAGAACTTTCATCACAGCATGTTCTTTGGGAATGTACATCGGGACCTGAAGATTGGATCGGTTCTCATATCGATTTTAAATTGGATCCAGGAACTGCACCTGACGGAGCAGGATTGACTCTTATTTATTTTAGGCATCAGGATTGGAAAACAGAAAGCGATTTTACTGCACATTGCAGTATGAAATGGGCGGTTTTCTTACTCAGCTTAAAAGATTTGCTTGAAACCGGCATTGGAAAACCTGCACCGGATGATATGAAGATCGATGACTTTAATTAA
- a CDS encoding CPBP family intramembrane glutamic endopeptidase yields the protein MKDYIKSLFLYFSLSYLISWVIWLPLYLPKFGINSLPVLPFHHAFGAIGPASAALIVSRIDQGTPGVKSLFAKMFRWNFNFIWYIIALFSPFILLALSVLAKYFISSEISLIGIGVSKEFPNFSFALFFFYNIFTFGFGEEIGWRGFALPKLQKHFQAITSTMILTLGWAAWHIPLFFYRPGYVEMGFFGIVGWVMSLFTGAILLTWLFNSTRGSILIVAIFHGTIDIVFTSDIVDASIMNITGFLIVLFAIGVLLFYGGKNLSKVDRHIN from the coding sequence ATGAAAGATTATATTAAATCGTTATTTTTGTACTTTTCCCTAAGTTATTTAATCTCCTGGGTGATCTGGCTTCCGCTATATTTGCCAAAATTTGGGATCAATTCTTTACCCGTCTTGCCATTTCATCATGCATTTGGTGCAATTGGACCGGCCTCTGCCGCACTGATTGTTAGTAGAATTGATCAAGGAACTCCAGGTGTAAAAAGTCTATTCGCAAAGATGTTCCGATGGAACTTCAATTTTATCTGGTATATTATTGCTCTCTTCAGCCCATTTATTCTTCTCGCATTGTCTGTTCTTGCAAAGTATTTTATCTCATCCGAGATAAGTCTAATAGGCATCGGTGTAAGCAAAGAGTTCCCGAATTTTAGCTTCGCTTTATTCTTTTTTTATAATATTTTTACCTTTGGTTTCGGAGAAGAAATCGGTTGGAGAGGATTTGCGTTACCGAAATTACAGAAACATTTTCAAGCAATTACTTCAACTATGATTTTGACCTTAGGTTGGGCTGCTTGGCATATTCCTCTTTTTTTCTATCGACCTGGTTATGTTGAAATGGGATTCTTTGGTATCGTTGGCTGGGTAATGTCTTTGTTTACAGGTGCAATTCTTTTGACATGGCTTTTTAATTCTACGCGGGGAAGTATACTCATTGTTGCCATCTTCCACGGTACTATAGACATTGTTTTCACTTCTGACATTGTCGATGCAAGCATTATGAATATTACCGGCTTCTTGATAGTTTTATTTGCCATCGGGGTTCTTCTGTTCTACGGCGGAAAAAATTTGTCCAAAGTGGATCGGCATATAAACTAA
- a CDS encoding iron chaperone codes for MDKTKNTFQSIDEYIKTFPKEVQSILQELRKVIRETAPEASEKISYQIPTFYLNGNLVHFAAYKNHIGFYPGASGIAKFKKEIDNYKNAKGSVQFPIDQPLPFDLVRKIVKFRVGEFEKKTPKKTKKK; via the coding sequence ATGGACAAAACAAAAAACACATTCCAATCGATTGATGAGTATATTAAAACTTTTCCCAAAGAGGTCCAGTCCATTCTTCAGGAACTCCGAAAAGTAATCCGAGAGACCGCTCCGGAAGCAAGTGAGAAGATCAGCTACCAAATTCCCACATTCTATCTGAATGGGAATCTAGTACATTTCGCCGCGTATAAAAATCATATCGGCTTTTATCCGGGAGCGAGTGGTATCGCTAAATTTAAGAAAGAAATTGATAACTATAAAAACGCAAAAGGTTCCGTTCAATTCCCGATCGATCAACCTTTACCTTTCGATCTGGTCCGTAAGATCGTAAAATTCAGAGTCGGAGAATTTGAGAAGAAGACTCCTAAAAAGACAAAAAAGAAATAA
- a CDS encoding antitoxin, whose translation MKKRMTNTITKSPSMSKEEQDILNSFEAGEWVPISSSDKKKKLDLYRKASSKTLSKNKRINIRLNQIDLDSIQRKAFEEGLPYQTLISSLIHKFVTGKLVEK comes from the coding sequence ATGAAAAAAAGGATGACCAATACTATTACTAAATCTCCCTCTATGTCCAAAGAAGAGCAGGACATACTTAATTCTTTCGAAGCAGGTGAGTGGGTCCCTATCTCATCTTCAGATAAAAAGAAGAAATTGGATTTATATCGTAAAGCTTCTTCCAAGACTTTGAGCAAGAATAAAAGAATTAATATAAGATTAAATCAAATTGATTTAGATTCTATTCAAAGAAAGGCGTTTGAAGAAGGCCTTCCTTATCAGACGTTAATATCTAGTTTAATCCATAAGTTTGTTACTGGTAAGCTGGTTGAAAAATAA
- a CDS encoding dihydrofolate reductase family protein, producing the protein MRKIIVLEFLTLDGVIQGPGGPEEDTSDGFIYGGWQAPIFDDLMGTVMQKQMNLPFDLLLGRKTFDIWAPYWPKHSDFWPAVMKVTKYVASNTLTSSEWQPSVFLSGDIVERILKLKQEEGPNLHVYGSANLVQTLMKHDLVDEFWLKIYPVTLGSGKRLFVDGTIPAMFQVTESQISPNGVIIANYKRAGKVQTGSF; encoded by the coding sequence ATGAGAAAAATTATCGTACTCGAATTTCTAACTCTAGATGGAGTCATACAAGGTCCGGGCGGTCCGGAAGAAGACACTAGTGACGGCTTTATATATGGCGGATGGCAAGCTCCGATTTTTGACGATCTTATGGGAACAGTTATGCAGAAGCAAATGAACTTACCATTCGATCTGTTATTAGGACGCAAAACCTTTGATATTTGGGCACCATATTGGCCCAAACATTCCGACTTCTGGCCTGCTGTGATGAAAGTAACCAAATATGTCGCTTCGAACACCTTAACATCTAGCGAATGGCAACCTTCCGTATTCTTAAGCGGAGACATCGTAGAAAGGATCCTTAAACTCAAACAAGAAGAAGGACCAAATCTACACGTTTACGGAAGTGCGAATCTAGTTCAAACTCTTATGAAACATGATTTGGTAGATGAGTTTTGGTTAAAGATCTATCCTGTAACGTTAGGCAGCGGAAAACGATTATTTGTAGATGGCACAATTCCGGCAATGTTCCAGGTAACTGAAAGCCAAATCTCCCCAAATGGAGTTATAATCGCAAACTATAAGCGTGCAGGAAAAGTTCAAACTGGAAGTTTCTGA
- a CDS encoding SRPBCC family protein, translating into MIDQVVKIEKRINAEPIRLFRAWLKAEEFSSWFLPGNSIGIESAVLDPRPGGKFKINMLHEGKVLPHEGEYQIIEEPKKLVFTWRSHATGGLDTLVTVTFDLLEEGSSNSNKKPQTLITLTHERLIGEEGATSHKAGWTHILDSLEKWQIEKE; encoded by the coding sequence ATGATAGATCAGGTCGTAAAAATAGAAAAAAGAATTAACGCGGAACCAATTAGATTGTTTCGAGCCTGGTTAAAAGCTGAAGAATTTTCCAGCTGGTTTTTGCCTGGGAATTCGATCGGGATCGAATCGGCCGTATTAGATCCACGCCCTGGCGGTAAATTTAAGATCAATATGTTACATGAAGGCAAAGTGTTACCTCATGAAGGGGAATACCAGATCATAGAAGAGCCAAAAAAGTTAGTATTCACTTGGAGATCGCATGCAACCGGCGGTTTGGATACATTAGTCACCGTTACTTTCGACCTATTGGAAGAGGGGTCTTCAAATTCAAACAAGAAGCCCCAAACGCTCATAACGTTAACTCACGAACGTTTAATAGGAGAAGAAGGCGCCACATCGCATAAAGCAGGATGGACCCATATCCTTGATAGCCTCGAAAAATGGCAGATCGAAAAAGAATAA
- a CDS encoding antitoxin has translation MKYKLSQEEKDLESSIERNEWNPVDNKAQYLKKFKSAAKNTLLKDKRMNIRIAGKDIQLLKTKALEIGIPYQTLVSSILHQYVTGKLIER, from the coding sequence GCCAAGAAGAGAAAGATTTAGAATCTTCTATCGAACGAAATGAATGGAATCCGGTTGATAATAAAGCTCAGTATTTGAAGAAATTCAAATCTGCTGCCAAGAACACCCTATTAAAAGATAAGAGAATGAATATTAGAATTGCTGGGAAAGATATTCAATTGCTAAAAACTAAAGCATTGGAGATTGGAATACCTTATCAGACTTTGGTTTCAAGTATATTACATCAATATGTAACTGGTAAATTAATAGAACGGTAG
- a CDS encoding DUF4160 domain-containing protein, giving the protein MPKIFERNGYKFFFFANEGNPREPVHIHVRRGEKLAKFWLKPSVKLEDNYGFNSKELNWIEEEIENNLNLIEGKWNDFFGI; this is encoded by the coding sequence ATGCCAAAAATTTTTGAAAGAAACGGCTATAAGTTCTTTTTCTTTGCGAACGAAGGAAATCCTCGAGAACCAGTTCACATTCATGTGAGAAGAGGAGAAAAATTAGCAAAATTCTGGCTAAAGCCAAGTGTAAAGTTGGAAGATAATTATGGATTTAACTCTAAAGAGTTAAATTGGATTGAAGAAGAGATTGAGAATAATTTAAATCTCATAGAAGGTAAATGGAATGATTTCTTCGGTATCTGA
- a CDS encoding BrnT family toxin — MKEYAWDSDKNEWLREERGISFEDILFQIEKGFLLDIYDHPNSKKYPEQKIFVIELDGYAYLVPFVESKSEIFLKTIIPSRKATRDYIKDRVGEE, encoded by the coding sequence GTGAAAGAATATGCTTGGGATTCAGATAAGAATGAATGGCTTAGAGAGGAAAGAGGTATCTCTTTCGAGGACATCTTATTTCAAATTGAAAAAGGATTTCTCTTGGACATCTATGATCATCCAAATTCAAAGAAATATCCAGAACAGAAAATCTTTGTAATTGAACTTGATGGTTACGCGTATTTGGTTCCATTTGTTGAATCAAAGAGTGAAATATTTCTTAAAACAATAATCCCAAGTAGAAAAGCCACGAGAGATTATATTAAAGATAGAGTAGGTGAAGAATGA
- a CDS encoding RNA recognition motif domain-containing protein: MSSKLFVGGLSWSTTDLTLRQVFETHGAIQEANIVVDRETGRSRGFGFVTFVDQSSANAAVSELNGKDLDGRNIVVSVAEDKSRSDRNRNTNRKFQRDRW; encoded by the coding sequence ATGTCATCCAAATTATTTGTAGGTGGCCTTAGCTGGTCAACCACCGACCTAACTTTACGTCAAGTGTTTGAAACTCATGGCGCTATTCAAGAGGCAAACATAGTAGTAGATCGTGAAACCGGAAGATCGAGAGGATTCGGTTTCGTTACCTTTGTTGATCAATCTTCTGCGAATGCAGCAGTTTCGGAGCTCAACGGTAAGGATTTAGACGGACGTAATATCGTTGTCTCCGTTGCCGAAGATAAATCAAGATCTGACCGTAACAGGAATACAAATAGAAAGTTTCAGCGCGATCGCTGGTAA